The Cyprinus carpio isolate SPL01 chromosome B17, ASM1834038v1, whole genome shotgun sequence genome has a window encoding:
- the LOC109064938 gene encoding exocyst complex component 5: MANVTTAQLFEEPFDADEYIERLAWRTPGGGSKGGAEAFDPKKLLEEFVNHIEELKLLDERIQRKVEKLEQQCHREAKEFAHKVQDLQRSNQVAFQHFQELDEHISYVATKVCHLGDQLEGVNTPRQRAVEAQRLMTYFNEFLDGELRSDVFNNPEKIKEAADIIQKLHLIAQELPFDRFSDVKAKIASKYHDLERQLIQEFTAAQRRGEIGRMREVAAVLLHFKGYAHCVDVYIKQCQEGAYMRNDVFEDIAVLCQRVNKQVGEVFCSPETVMAKLIQSIFENKIQAHVKERLDETRNSDVEQYLKNLYDLYTRTTALAAKLSDFNLGSDKHTFLSKLIKNIFSCYLESYIDMERQYLQSRSGMILQRFYDSKNHHKRSVGTGSIQELKERIRQRTNLPLGPSIDTHGETFLSQEVVVNLLQETRHAFERCNKLSDPADLPKNAFSIFLLLVEYLCVDHIDYALEIGLSAIPSADAKNANLYFLDVVQQANTIFHLFDKQFNDHLMPLISSSPKLTECLHKKKEVIEQMEVKLDTGIDRTLNCMIGQMKHILVTEQKKTDFKPEDENNVMIQYTTACSKVCAYVSKQVERVRRSMDGKNVDTVLTELGVRFHRLIHEHLQQFSYSSMGGMLAICDVAEYRRSAKDFRVPLVLQLFDTLHALCNLLVVAPDNLKQVCSGEQLTNLDRNLLHAFVQLRVDYRSARLARHFS, translated from the exons GTTGCTGGAAGAGTTTGTGAACCACATTGAGGAACTAAAACTGCTGGATGAAAGGATTCAAAGGAAGGTGGAGAAGTTGGAGCAGCAATGTCACCGTGAAGCCAAGGAGTTTGCCCACAAGGTCCAAGACCTGCAGAGGAGCAACCAA GTAGCCTTCCAGCACTTCCAGGAGTTGGATGAACATATCAGTTATGTGGCCACCAAGGTATGTCATCTGGGAGATCAGCTAGAAGGTGTTAATACTCCAAGACAGAGGGCAGTGGAGGCTCAGAGACTCATGACATACTTCAACGAGTTCCTGGATGGAGAACTGCGCAGTGATGTCTTCAACAATCCTGAAAAG ATAAAAGAAGCTGCAGACATCATTCAGAAGTTGCACCTGATCGCTCAGGAGCTGCCGTTTGATAG ATTTTCTGATGTCAAGGCCAAGATAGCAA GTAAATATCATGACCTTGAGCGTCAGCTGATCCAGGAGTTCACAGCAGCTCAGCGAAGGGGAGAGATTGGGCGCATGCGTGAGGTGGCAGCAGTCCTGCTACATTTTAAG GGTTATGCCCACTGTGTGGATGTCTACATCAAGCAATGCCAAGAG GGGGCGTATATGCGGAATGATGTATTTGAAGACATTGCAGTTCTGTGTCAGCGGGTTAATAAACAAGTTGGAGAGGTTTTCTGCAGTCCAGAGACTGTCATGGCTAAACTCATTCAGAGCATCTTTGAGAATAAGATACAG GCTCATGTCAAAGAAAGACTAGATGAGACCCGCAACTCTGATGTGGAGCAATACCTCAAGAACCTCTATGACCTCTATACACG GACGACGGCACTGGCTGCTAAACTCTCAGACTTTAACTTGGGCTCAGACAAGCACACGTTTCTATCTAAGCTGATAAAGAATATATTCTCCTGTTACCTGGAGAGCTACATAGACATGGAGCGCCAATATCTGCAGAGCCGCAGTGGCATGATTCTTCAGCGCTTTTACGACTCTAAGAACCACCATAAACGATCTGTAGGCACTGGAAG CATCCAGGAGCTAAAAGAGAGGATCAGACAACGCACTAACCTGCCTTTGGGACCCAGCATTGACACACATGGAGAGACTTTCCTCTCACAAGAGGTTGTAGTCAACCTGCTGCAGGAAACCCGACATGCCTTTGAGAGATGCAACAAG TTGTCAGACCCAGCAGATCTACCAAAAAATGCATTCTCCATTTTCTTGCTTTTGGTGGAGTATCTGTGTGTGGACCATATAGACTACGCCCTTGAGATTGGGCTGTCAG CCATCCCATCTGCGGATGCCAAAAATGCCAACCTTTACTTTTTGGATGTGGTTCAGCAGGCCAACACAATCTTTCACCTCTTTGACAAGCAGTTTAACGATCATCTTATGCCTCTTATTAG CTCCTCTCCTAAGCTGACGGAGTGCCTGCACAAGAAGAAAGAGGTGATCGAACAGATGGAGGTGAAGCTGGACACCGGGATTGATCG GACACTAAATTGCATGATAGGCCAGATGAAGCACATCCTGGTGACTGAGCAGAAGAAAACAGACTTCAAGCCAGAAGACGAGAACAATGTCATGATACAGTACACTACA GCGTGCTCAAAGGTGTGTGCCTATGTGAGCAAGCAAGTGGAGCGTGTGCGGCGGTCCATGGATGGTAAAAATGTGGACACGGTTTTGACCGAGCTGGGAGTGCGGTTCCATAGGCTGATCCACGAGCACCTGCAGCAGTTCAGCTACAGCTCCATGGGTGGTATGCTAGCCATCTGTGATGTGGCAGAATACCGCCGCTCCGCCAAAGATTTCAGA GTTCCTCTTGTGCTCCAGCTCTTCGACACGCTTCATGCTCTGTGTAACCTCCTGGTTGTTGCTCCGGACAACCTCAAACAGGTGTGCTCTGGAGAGCAGCTGACCAACCTTGACAGGAACCTCCTCCACGCTTTCGTCCAACTGAGAGTAGACTATCGCTCAGCCCGACTGGCACGGCATTTCAGCTAA